In a single window of the Flavobacterium sp. W4I14 genome:
- a CDS encoding hypothetical protein (product_source=Hypo-rule applied; ko=KO:K21572; pfam=PF07980,PF14322; superfamily=48452), with product MKNIITKLGILSTVIIIVSTSACKKLLYEEPKDAPYEQTFWKNSKDARSAMAGNYALLRNAITNKNNRYYMYGDAIAKNYFTIQYNGDGLEGIQNGDFTFQYNLNTLANYTLYYKSIAMSNLILQKAAGMTDAQLSEEDDATEFRNNILGQAYFLRALSYFMMVRVWGDVPIVTEAYEDPLNAPQLPRKPRAEVMKLIEDDCHKAINLLDWTYANSGDAKVTANKGSVYALLAHLYLWRATMADVTTDAPNLVDVNSADTTINTLISRGGYTLTDTANYKNTFIGRSSEGIFEINISENTLEGSASSIGAQFLNGSYINGFGNNPRLYVVPRYINDHFYTDTDIRYKKGFDFTLPDKPMCIKYSNVTYRNPGQKLNPYLSNNIIIFRLGDMQLLKAEIALYKGDAATATTIINNFRRRNDPSPVLVDNGLSVNEVMDEYIIERGREMFLEGHLFYDLLRTRRYGFIIDWLPEARFRKEGFYWPVDPALFRNNPYLKQTTYWLGKV from the coding sequence ATGAAAAATATAATTACAAAACTCGGCATATTAAGCACTGTAATCATTATAGTAAGTACCAGTGCGTGTAAGAAGCTACTTTACGAAGAGCCTAAAGATGCACCGTATGAGCAAACTTTTTGGAAGAACTCCAAAGATGCAAGGAGCGCCATGGCTGGTAATTACGCCTTGTTGCGCAATGCCATTACCAATAAAAATAACAGGTACTACATGTATGGCGATGCCATTGCTAAAAATTACTTTACCATACAGTATAATGGAGATGGGCTTGAAGGTATACAAAACGGCGACTTTACTTTTCAATATAACCTAAATACATTGGCTAATTATACGCTTTATTATAAAAGCATAGCCATGTCTAACCTCATATTGCAAAAGGCAGCTGGAATGACAGATGCACAATTATCCGAAGAAGATGATGCTACTGAATTTAGAAACAACATTTTAGGTCAGGCTTATTTTTTAAGAGCCTTGAGTTATTTTATGATGGTGCGGGTTTGGGGCGATGTGCCAATTGTTACCGAAGCATACGAAGATCCGCTTAATGCACCTCAGCTGCCTAGAAAACCAAGAGCAGAGGTAATGAAACTGATAGAGGATGACTGCCATAAAGCCATTAATTTATTGGATTGGACTTACGCCAATAGCGGCGATGCAAAAGTAACCGCCAATAAAGGATCTGTTTATGCACTTTTAGCCCATTTGTATTTGTGGCGGGCAACTATGGCCGATGTAACAACCGATGCACCAAATTTGGTTGATGTAAATAGTGCCGATACAACTATTAATACTTTAATCAGCCGCGGAGGTTATACCTTAACCGATACTGCCAATTATAAAAATACTTTTATAGGCCGTTCTTCGGAAGGTATTTTTGAAATTAACATTAGCGAAAATACGCTTGAGGGATCAGCCAGTTCAATAGGTGCACAGTTTTTAAACGGAAGCTATATTAATGGATTCGGCAACAACCCACGGCTTTATGTTGTACCAAGATATATAAATGATCATTTTTATACGGATACAGATATCAGGTATAAAAAAGGTTTTGATTTTACGCTGCCAGATAAACCAATGTGCATCAAGTATAGCAATGTAACTTATCGGAATCCGGGGCAAAAGTTAAACCCTTATCTAAGCAATAACATCATTATCTTCAGATTAGGGGATATGCAGTTACTGAAAGCAGAAATTGCACTTTACAAAGGCGATGCAGCTACTGCAACTACGATTATCAATAACTTTAGAAGAAGAAATGATCCTTCCCCTGTTCTGGTAGACAATGGTTTATCAGTAAATGAGGTGATGGACGAATACATTATAGAACGTGGAAGGGAAATGTTTTTAGAGGGACATTTGTTTTATGATTTGTTGCGGACCAGAAGATATGGTTTTATTATAGACTGGCTTCCTGAAGCAAGATTTAGAAAAGAAGGCTTTTATTGGCCTGTTGATCCTGCTTTATTTAGGAATAATCCATATCTGAAACAAACTACTTATTGGTTGGGTAAAGTGTAA
- a CDS encoding hypothetical protein (product_source=Hypo-rule applied; superfamily=82153), producing the protein MKNNILIYIAIIVVALSACKKDDYKRDGGPSNAYVDMTTYDYLKSNRNFDSLVKVIDKAGLKDLVNGDVTFFAATNYSVADYVSAKKNQKAIETGNENFNFGIKDIPSQELSDSLKTYLFTGKINRDQITLGGKLYNSLLGVIPNVQYLVKFRRSYEYGQYINYVDYVTYTKVIGTRDDKEPDLNAIPDDQKDKAVDVQTSGIITKTGIVHVLSGNHRLFFNAQPLGN; encoded by the coding sequence ATGAAAAATAATATTTTAATATATATAGCTATTATCGTAGTCGCTTTATCTGCATGTAAAAAAGACGACTATAAGCGAGATGGAGGGCCTAGTAATGCCTATGTTGATATGACCACCTACGACTATCTAAAATCTAACCGGAATTTTGATTCTTTGGTTAAGGTGATTGATAAAGCTGGCTTAAAAGATCTCGTAAATGGAGATGTTACCTTCTTTGCTGCCACCAATTATAGCGTTGCCGATTATGTAAGTGCAAAGAAAAACCAAAAGGCTATTGAAACCGGAAATGAAAACTTTAATTTCGGAATAAAAGATATTCCATCACAGGAACTGAGCGATTCTTTAAAAACCTATCTGTTTACAGGAAAAATAAACAGGGATCAGATTACACTGGGGGGTAAATTATACAATAGTTTATTGGGTGTAATTCCAAACGTTCAATACCTGGTAAAGTTTAGGCGTTCTTACGAGTATGGTCAGTATATAAATTACGTAGATTATGTTACCTATACCAAAGTGATTGGCACGCGTGATGATAAAGAGCCCGATTTGAATGCAATACCCGATGATCAAAAAGATAAGGCTGTAGACGTCCAAACTTCTGGAATTATAACCAAAACAGGAATTGTTCATGTTTTAAGCGGAAATCATCGTTTGTTCTTTAATGCACAACCCTTAGGGAATTAA
- a CDS encoding hypothetical protein (product_source=Hypo-rule applied; pfam=PF16398), whose translation MKVKYILGLLFLLSIYACTKIEKGFQSDAIRYKDNDIFAKRGLILVQSDRINADGSTPPYTFKMLNLRKEDGSPAPAEFSKEYEILVFKTGMNFDPETDVTREQLDKKRELVKRLPMYFNENSGQLTFNKASANLPLGRYVFDVEMTNATGVKVFPKLATINVVDPEIEDLFVITDNVSNGFNDVTGVATLMKNPIITCTKISNNGARAILKMVDKNGKVFNPKAGEIIARGDRPIFENYAKFNPVIQTDTAMICDFEVAPFPLTKYVTPTTDWGFLMYYRIPSTFIKSIDGFPASPGFSVNPRWSWQLKLEGTYVIQVKFPDVIKK comes from the coding sequence ATGAAAGTTAAATATATTTTAGGCCTATTGTTTTTGTTGAGCATATATGCCTGCACAAAAATTGAGAAAGGTTTCCAAAGCGATGCAATCCGATATAAAGACAATGATATCTTTGCCAAAAGAGGATTGATATTAGTTCAGTCTGACAGGATTAATGCCGATGGATCTACCCCACCTTATACATTTAAAATGTTAAACTTGCGAAAAGAAGATGGTTCTCCGGCACCTGCAGAATTTTCAAAAGAATACGAAATTTTAGTGTTTAAAACAGGAATGAATTTTGATCCGGAAACAGATGTTACGCGTGAGCAACTGGATAAAAAAAGAGAATTGGTGAAAAGATTACCCATGTATTTTAATGAGAATAGCGGTCAGCTTACTTTTAACAAAGCATCGGCTAATTTACCACTGGGTAGATACGTTTTTGATGTAGAGATGACCAATGCTACGGGTGTCAAGGTTTTTCCGAAACTGGCTACGATCAATGTTGTAGATCCAGAAATTGAAGATTTATTCGTTATCACAGATAATGTTTCTAACGGCTTTAATGATGTTACGGGGGTAGCAACCCTAATGAAAAACCCAATCATTACCTGTACCAAAATATCTAACAATGGTGCGAGGGCCATTTTAAAGATGGTTGATAAAAATGGTAAAGTTTTTAATCCTAAAGCAGGAGAAATTATAGCAAGGGGAGATAGGCCAATTTTTGAAAACTATGCTAAATTCAACCCGGTTATTCAAACTGATACCGCTATGATCTGCGATTTTGAGGTCGCACCGTTTCCTTTAACAAAATATGTTACACCAACTACCGATTGGGGTTTCTTAATGTATTACAGAATACCGAGTACCTTTATAAAGTCGATAGATGGCTTTCCGGCATCACCAGGTTTTTCTGTAAATCCAAGATGGTCGTGGCAATTGAAGCTCGAAGGAACTTATGTAATCCAGGTAAAATTTCCTGATGTAATCAAAAAATAG
- a CDS encoding hypothetical protein (product_source=Hypo-rule applied; pfam=PF14344), which translates to MSVANAIWLSFYGYSLNIKSNFNRMKNFTPFHFKSIPLFVLIAFTALTSCKKTETADPNISYLRVINASPSLATYNAYFNGSMVNSAALPFGGSAAYLSYAAGAYSLKFTTASSAESLLTKTVTLNASTYYSSYLINKPAALDVYTISDDLSIPSTDKAYIRFINLSPDAPALDLAKTSATTTLATNKAYKNASGFIAADAGTYTLDAKETSSGTVKATSASTSFTAGYHYDIICGGLVTPANETERPLSLQVILIK; encoded by the coding sequence ATGTCTGTAGCGAATGCGATCTGGCTATCGTTTTATGGATACTCCTTAAATATTAAATCAAATTTTAACCGTATGAAGAATTTTACGCCATTTCATTTCAAATCGATCCCTTTATTTGTTCTAATTGCTTTTACAGCATTAACTTCATGTAAAAAAACCGAAACTGCCGATCCCAACATATCTTATTTAAGGGTAATCAATGCATCACCTTCTTTGGCTACCTACAATGCTTACTTTAATGGCAGCATGGTTAATTCGGCAGCTTTACCATTTGGAGGCTCTGCTGCTTATCTTTCTTATGCCGCAGGCGCTTACAGTTTAAAATTTACAACGGCCAGTAGCGCAGAGAGTTTGTTAACCAAAACCGTTACTTTAAATGCAAGCACCTATTACTCTTCTTATTTAATTAATAAACCGGCTGCATTAGATGTTTATACGATTAGTGATGATCTTTCTATTCCATCAACTGATAAAGCTTATATCCGCTTTATCAATTTATCGCCTGATGCACCAGCTTTAGACCTGGCAAAAACGAGCGCAACTACCACGCTGGCTACCAATAAAGCCTATAAAAATGCGAGTGGTTTTATTGCTGCAGATGCAGGAACTTATACATTGGATGCAAAAGAAACTTCATCAGGAACAGTTAAAGCTACTTCCGCCAGCACCAGTTTTACAGCGGGTTATCATTATGACATTATTTGCGGTGGTTTGGTAACACCTGCAAATGAAACTGAACGTCCTTTAAGTTTACAGGTTATATTGATTAAATAA
- a CDS encoding hypothetical protein (product_source=Hypo-rule applied) produces MCLEKVCLLIIFSPCFIIPQAGKISLHVFSTYTKRNEELILSKNPINKNTYNFSLENEWILTNL; encoded by the coding sequence ATGTGTCTGGAAAAGGTATGTTTATTAATCATTTTCAGCCCGTGTTTTATTATCCCACAAGCCGGCAAAATTTCACTCCACGTATTTAGTACCTACACTAAACGTAACGAGGAATTGATCCTCTCTAAAAACCCAATTAACAAGAATACTTATAATTTTTCGTTAGAAAACGAATGGATATTAACGAATTTATAG
- a CDS encoding GNAT superfamily N-acetyltransferase (product_source=COG0454; cog=COG0454; superfamily=55729) has translation MDINEFIVQVALPEHRVFAEEIVTEMAESAKARGTGIAKRSPEYISNKMQEGKSVIAFHKDGSWAGFCYIETWSHGQFVANSGLVVSPKYRKAGLAKAIKNEIFGLSRKLYPKAKIFGLTTGLAVMKINSDLGYEPVTYSELTQDEEFWKGCQSCVNFEILKMKERKNCMCTAMLYDPAEKKHEVAKQFAEELQKKPKLYERFMRIKQRLVVKPKPKTGLKAILFLFTFLFK, from the coding sequence ATGGATATTAACGAATTTATAGTGCAGGTTGCACTTCCTGAACATCGTGTATTTGCAGAAGAAATAGTAACCGAAATGGCAGAATCGGCAAAAGCTCGTGGAACAGGGATTGCTAAGCGTTCGCCAGAGTATATTTCTAATAAAATGCAAGAAGGCAAATCGGTTATTGCTTTCCATAAAGATGGCTCTTGGGCAGGATTTTGCTATATAGAAACCTGGAGCCATGGACAGTTTGTGGCCAATAGCGGTTTAGTGGTAAGTCCTAAATACCGCAAAGCGGGATTAGCAAAAGCCATTAAAAATGAAATTTTCGGTTTGTCGAGAAAGTTGTACCCAAAAGCAAAAATATTTGGTTTAACAACAGGCTTGGCCGTAATGAAAATCAATTCAGATTTAGGCTACGAACCTGTAACCTATAGCGAACTTACCCAGGATGAAGAGTTTTGGAAAGGCTGCCAAAGCTGTGTAAACTTCGAAATTTTAAAAATGAAGGAACGCAAAAACTGTATGTGTACAGCTATGCTTTACGATCCGGCGGAGAAGAAACATGAGGTAGCCAAGCAATTTGCCGAAGAACTGCAAAAGAAACCCAAATTATACGAGCGCTTTATGCGCATTAAGCAGCGTTTAGTTGTTAAACCTAAGCCAAAAACTGGCTTAAAAGCCATTTTATTTTTATTTACCTTTTTATTTAAATAG
- a CDS encoding argininosuccinate synthase (product_source=KO:K01940; cath_funfam=3.40.50.620,3.90.1260.10; cog=COG0137; ko=KO:K01940; pfam=PF00764; superfamily=52402,69864; tigrfam=TIGR00032), with protein MKKVVLAFSGGLDTSFCCIYLAQDRGLEVHSVIVNTGGFSDEELQEIEKRAYALGVKSHAVVDETESYYEGCIKYLVFGNVLKNATYPLSVSAERVSQATAIANYVKKIGADYVAHGSTGAGNDQVRFDMIFNILIPGVEIITPIRDLKLSREAEIEYLAQHGVEYSAEKARYSINKGLWGTSVGGKETLTSHETLPESAWPTQVSETESRRVELTFEKGELVAIDGEKLAPVRAIQKLQAIAQPFGIGRDIHVGDTIIGIKGRVGFEAAGPIIIIKAHHTLEKHTLTKWQLSWKEQLSSFYGNWLHEGQFHDPIMRNIEAFLADTQKFVSGKVFVELLPYRFQVIGIESNHDLMSNKFGSYGEMNNAWSGEDVKGFSKIFGNQVMIWHKVNNEA; from the coding sequence ATGAAAAAAGTTGTTTTAGCATTTAGCGGAGGCTTAGATACCTCATTTTGTTGTATTTACCTGGCACAAGATCGTGGATTAGAAGTTCATTCAGTAATTGTAAATACTGGTGGTTTTTCTGATGAAGAGTTACAGGAAATTGAGAAAAGAGCATATGCTTTAGGCGTAAAATCGCATGCTGTTGTAGATGAAACTGAAAGTTACTATGAAGGATGCATTAAATACCTGGTTTTTGGTAACGTATTAAAAAATGCTACTTATCCTTTATCGGTAAGTGCTGAGCGTGTTAGTCAGGCAACTGCTATTGCCAACTACGTGAAGAAAATTGGTGCAGATTATGTAGCTCACGGAAGTACCGGTGCAGGTAACGATCAGGTACGTTTCGATATGATCTTCAATATCCTTATCCCAGGGGTTGAAATCATTACTCCAATTAGAGATTTAAAATTATCCCGCGAGGCGGAAATAGAATATTTAGCACAACATGGTGTAGAATATAGTGCAGAAAAAGCAAGATATTCCATCAACAAAGGTTTATGGGGAACTTCAGTAGGAGGAAAGGAAACTTTAACTTCTCACGAAACCTTACCAGAAAGTGCCTGGCCAACCCAGGTTTCGGAAACCGAATCGCGTAGGGTAGAATTAACCTTCGAAAAAGGTGAACTGGTTGCTATTGATGGTGAAAAATTAGCGCCTGTTAGGGCTATTCAAAAATTACAGGCAATCGCTCAACCTTTTGGCATCGGTAGAGATATCCACGTTGGCGATACCATTATTGGTATTAAAGGCCGCGTAGGTTTTGAGGCTGCTGGCCCCATTATCATTATCAAAGCACACCATACATTGGAAAAACACACCTTAACCAAATGGCAGTTAAGCTGGAAAGAACAATTATCGTCTTTCTATGGTAACTGGTTGCACGAAGGTCAGTTCCACGATCCAATTATGCGGAATATTGAGGCTTTTTTAGCCGATACGCAAAAATTTGTGAGCGGTAAAGTATTTGTAGAGTTGTTACCGTATCGTTTCCAGGTTATCGGAATTGAATCAAACCATGATTTAATGAGTAATAAATTTGGCAGCTATGGCGAAATGAATAACGCCTGGAGCGGAGAAGATGTTAAAGGTTTCTCTAAAATATTTGGTAACCAGGTAATGATCTGGCATAAAGTAAACAACGAGGCATAA
- a CDS encoding ribosomal protein S18 acetylase RimI-like enzyme (product_source=COG0456; cath_funfam=3.40.630.30; cog=COG0456; pfam=PF00583; superfamily=55729) produces MSNITIKQIDLTETNLVVGLFNQYRIFYNQFSDIGMAKAFLDERLQHNESIIFVATDSNTQQAIGFTQLYPKYSSVRLTKNWILNDLYVDENYRKQGIGEKLIKAAMGFAKTQGSTFVQLETAVDNYTAQHLYESIGFVKQENDSEFFLYKIAINA; encoded by the coding sequence GTGAGTAATATAACAATCAAGCAAATAGATTTAACAGAAACCAACTTAGTAGTTGGTCTGTTTAATCAGTACCGCATATTCTACAATCAGTTTTCTGACATCGGAATGGCTAAGGCTTTTCTAGATGAAAGATTACAGCATAATGAGTCTATCATTTTTGTTGCTACTGATAGTAATACACAACAAGCGATAGGTTTTACACAGCTATACCCGAAATATTCGTCGGTAAGATTAACTAAAAATTGGATTTTGAACGATTTATATGTTGATGAAAATTACCGTAAGCAGGGCATTGGAGAAAAGTTAATTAAAGCAGCCATGGGTTTTGCCAAAACTCAGGGATCTACATTTGTACAGCTGGAAACAGCGGTTGATAACTATACTGCCCAGCATCTGTACGAAAGTATAGGATTTGTTAAGCAAGAAAATGATTCAGAATTTTTTCTTTATAAAATTGCAATAAACGCATAG
- a CDS encoding N-acetyl-gamma-glutamyl-phosphate reductase (product_source=KO:K00145; cath_funfam=3.40.50.720; cog=COG0002; ko=KO:K00145; pfam=PF01118,PF02774; smart=SM00859; superfamily=51735; tigrfam=TIGR01850) produces the protein MNKIKAGIIGGAGYTGGEMLRILVNHPNVEIAFVNSTSNAGNLISDVHTDLIGDTDLKFVSDIPQDIDVLFLCVGHGDAKKFLAANPISDNIKIIDLSQDFRLHANANFSTKDFVYGLPELNRDKIKAAKNIANPGCFATCIQLGLLPLASKGLIQSEVHINATTGSTGAGQSLATTSHFSWRNNNLSIYKAFEHQHLNEISESLLQLQPSLSEALSFIPQRGAFTRGILAAMYLESDLSLEEAQNIYEAYYSPHPFTHVSRKNIDLKQVVNTNKALVHIEKHGGKLFIISIIDNLLKGASGQAVQNMNLMFGLDETAGLKLKAANF, from the coding sequence ATGAATAAAATTAAAGCAGGAATAATTGGTGGTGCGGGTTACACAGGGGGCGAAATGTTACGTATTTTGGTTAACCACCCAAATGTTGAAATTGCTTTTGTAAACAGTACAAGCAATGCCGGGAACTTAATTTCTGATGTACACACTGATTTAATAGGCGATACAGATCTAAAGTTTGTGAGCGATATTCCACAGGATATTGACGTGCTTTTCCTTTGCGTTGGCCATGGCGATGCGAAGAAGTTTTTAGCCGCTAATCCAATTAGCGATAACATTAAAATTATCGATTTGTCGCAGGATTTCAGGTTGCATGCAAATGCTAACTTTTCGACCAAAGACTTTGTTTACGGATTACCCGAGCTAAACCGCGATAAAATTAAAGCAGCTAAAAATATTGCTAACCCTGGCTGTTTTGCAACTTGTATCCAATTGGGTTTGTTGCCTTTGGCTTCAAAAGGGCTGATTCAGAGTGAGGTTCACATCAATGCGACCACAGGATCTACCGGCGCAGGACAGAGTTTAGCTACCACTTCGCACTTTAGCTGGAGAAACAACAATCTTTCGATTTATAAAGCATTTGAGCACCAGCATTTGAACGAGATTAGCGAGAGTTTGTTGCAGTTGCAACCATCACTTTCTGAAGCTTTAAGTTTTATCCCACAGCGTGGCGCATTTACCAGAGGTATTTTGGCAGCCATGTACCTGGAAAGTGATTTAAGTTTAGAAGAGGCGCAAAATATATATGAAGCATATTATAGTCCTCATCCTTTTACGCATGTAAGCCGGAAAAATATCGACCTAAAACAGGTTGTGAATACCAACAAGGCATTGGTACATATAGAAAAACACGGTGGTAAATTATTTATCATCAGTATTATTGATAACCTGTTAAAAGGTGCCAGCGGACAAGCGGTTCAGAATATGAATTTAATGTTCGGTTTGGATGAAACAGCAGGACTTAAGTTAAAAGCAGCTAATTTTTAG
- a CDS encoding four helix bundle protein (product_source=TIGR02436; cath_funfam=1.20.1440.60; pfam=PF05635; superfamily=158446; tigrfam=TIGR02436) has protein sequence MRDYQKLDVWKKAHLFTLQVYKEILPIMPIEEKFALTQQIRRATYSIPLNIVEGSGKNTDKDFVHYLDNALGSTKEVEYAFILIRDLAYISLEIYEIVNKSVNEIKAMLIAFIKFLRGGGKG, from the coding sequence ATGAGAGACTATCAAAAACTAGATGTTTGGAAAAAGGCTCACTTATTTACTTTACAGGTTTATAAGGAAATCCTACCTATCATGCCTATTGAAGAAAAATTTGCTTTAACCCAACAAATTCGGCGGGCCACCTATTCTATCCCTTTAAATATTGTAGAAGGAAGCGGTAAAAACACAGATAAGGATTTTGTTCATTATCTTGATAACGCACTTGGCTCTACAAAAGAAGTAGAATATGCTTTTATTCTCATTCGTGACTTAGCTTATATTAGTTTAGAAATTTATGAGATTGTAAATAAAAGTGTTAATGAAATTAAGGCGATGTTAATCGCATTTATTAAATTTTTGAGAGGCGGTGGAAAAGGTTAG
- a CDS encoding acetylornithine/N-succinyldiaminopimelate aminotransferase (product_source=KO:K00821; cath_funfam=3.40.640.10; cog=COG4992; ko=KO:K00821; pfam=PF00202; superfamily=53383), whose protein sequence is MNLFDVYPLNDIEITKAAGSNVWDANDQQYLDLYGGHAVISIGHTNPHYVNRLTDQLNKVGFYSNSVKIPLQVQLAELLGTVSGKKDFQLFLCNSGAEANENALKLASFYNGRKKVIAFTGAFHGRTSLAVAVTDNPKIVAPVNQTENVIFLPFNNEVALEETFKAQGNEISAVIIEGIQGVGGIKEASKSFLQKIRSLCDEYNAVYIADSVQCGYGRTGTFYSHDYAGVEADVYSMAKGMGNGFPVAGISIAPKFKPWHGELGTTFGGNHLACAAALAVLEVMQQENLMKNAEEVGSYLITELKKFEQVIEVRGRGLMIGIELPAELAHVKKELLFTYHIFTGEAKPNVIRLLPALNLTKAHADEFLAAFKQLVK, encoded by the coding sequence ATGAACTTATTCGACGTTTACCCACTTAACGATATAGAAATAACAAAAGCGGCAGGCAGTAATGTTTGGGATGCTAATGATCAGCAATATTTAGATTTATATGGCGGTCATGCTGTAATTTCAATCGGGCATACCAACCCACATTATGTAAACCGCTTAACCGATCAATTAAATAAAGTTGGTTTTTATTCAAATTCAGTAAAAATTCCTTTGCAGGTTCAGCTTGCAGAATTATTGGGGACCGTGTCTGGTAAAAAAGATTTTCAGCTCTTTTTATGTAATTCTGGAGCTGAGGCAAATGAAAATGCTTTAAAATTGGCTTCATTTTACAATGGAAGAAAAAAGGTAATTGCTTTTACAGGCGCTTTCCACGGACGTACATCTTTGGCAGTTGCCGTAACCGATAATCCTAAAATTGTAGCACCGGTTAATCAAACCGAAAATGTAATCTTTTTGCCTTTCAATAATGAGGTTGCTTTAGAAGAAACTTTTAAAGCACAGGGCAATGAAATTTCGGCTGTTATTATTGAAGGTATTCAAGGTGTAGGCGGCATTAAAGAAGCTTCGAAAAGTTTCTTGCAAAAAATCCGTTCACTTTGCGATGAATATAATGCGGTTTACATTGCCGATAGTGTACAATGCGGCTACGGACGTACAGGGACGTTTTACTCGCACGATTACGCTGGTGTTGAAGCGGATGTATATAGCATGGCAAAAGGAATGGGTAATGGATTTCCTGTGGCAGGGATCTCTATTGCACCTAAATTTAAACCTTGGCATGGAGAGTTGGGTACAACTTTTGGTGGCAACCATTTAGCTTGTGCTGCGGCTTTAGCGGTTTTAGAAGTGATGCAACAGGAAAACCTGATGAAAAATGCTGAAGAAGTGGGAAGTTACTTAATTACCGAATTGAAGAAATTTGAGCAGGTGATAGAAGTACGTGGCCGTGGATTAATGATCGGTATCGAATTACCAGCGGAACTGGCTCATGTTAAAAAAGAATTATTATTTACATACCATATTTTTACCGGTGAAGCAAAACCGAATGTGATCCGTTTATTGCCGGCCTTAAATTTAACAAAAGCACATGCTGATGAGTTTTTAGCAGCTTTTAAACAATTGGTAAAATAA